DNA from Balaenoptera acutorostrata chromosome 14, mBalAcu1.1, whole genome shotgun sequence:
TGCTTGTTACAAAGCCTTTGCTTTGCCCCTTTCCAAAATCAGTTGTAAtgtaattatgatttttttttcatgattggCATTACACACTCAAATTACTCTATATTGGTAAAACCTCATGGAAATCTTATGATCCATGGGACCTCCAAAATTATTTTGGTGTAATAAAATTTAACGGTGAGTGCTTTTTCCTTTCCGGTAAGCGGCCTGAGGTGACCTCTAAAAATGGTTCACTATTCACTTGAcccagaaaaccccacaaaatcatgCAAGTCAGGAGATTCAAATCTTCGTGTTCACCTTAAGAACACTCGTGAAACTGCCCAGGCCGTTAAGGGTACGCGTATCCGAAAGCCACCAAGTATCTGAAGGATGTCACCTTAAAGAAGCAATGTGTGCCGTTCCGTCGTTACAATGGTGGAGTTGGTAGGTGTGCCCAGGCCAAACACTGGGGCTGGGTGCGGGGTCAGTGGCCCAAAAAGAGTGCTGAATTTTCACTGCACACGCTCAAAAATGCAGAGAGTAATGCTGAACTTAAGGGCTTAGATGTAGATTCTCTGGTCATTGAGCACATCCAGGTGAACAAAGCCCCCAAGATGTGGCACAGGACTTACAGAGTTCATGGTGGGATCAACCCATACATGAGCTCTCCCTGCCACATTGAGATGATCcttactgaaaaagaacagattgttcctaaaccagaagaggaggttgcccagaagaaaaagatatcccagaagaaactgaagaaacaaaaacttatggCCCGGGaataaatgctgcaaaaaataaatgcaaataaaagtaaaaaaaaaaaaaaaaatttaacggTGAGTAAATTGCTAAAAATCTAATTTACAGTCTATAGGAATTAGCAAGTAAGACAATTTGAATTAGGACAGTGCTTTTCAACAGTGACCCACAGTTATAAATTCACCTTATAGAGCCATCTGGTTCACATATATGGATTTGTATGTAAATAAAGAGACACAGAGCAATAGAACAAAACTTCTTGAATTTACTTACTGTGTTCAATGCCCTCTgatatttctattgttttctttttttctttctttcctgtctctcatacttcctccttccctccctctttctttttttgtttttgtttttttggctgcactgcgcagcatgcagggtcttagttccccgaccagggattgaacccatgccctctgcagtagaagcatggagccctaaccactggactgccaaggaattctcccctccctcttttatGCTGGTCTTGACCCATCAAATCAATGTCATCATTTAGTAATGGGTCACGTGACAGCCCATAGTTCTAAACACACTGTGTCAGGAGTAAAGATTTTCAACCATCtccatccctttctttctccaagtttctgatgtgtgtgtatgcggtttctttctttcctttctttcttactttttatttattttcatttgttttaagttttcttttttttaatatttatttattttatttatttatttttggctgcgtcaggtcttagttgcagcactcgggatcttcgttgtggtgcacgggctctctagttgtggcgcaagggctcagttgccctgcagcatgcgggatcttaactccccaaccagggatcgaacccgcatcccctgcattggaaggtggattcggttttttttttttaataattttttttttgaatttttgaattttattttatttattttttatacagcaggttcttaatagttatccattttatacatattagtgtatacatgtcaatcccaatctcccaattcatcccaccaccagcaccacccccaccactttccccccttggtgtccatatgtttgttctctacatctgtgtctctatttctgccctgcaaaccagttcatctgtaccatttttctaggttccacatatatgcattaatatacgatatttatttttctctttctgacttacttcactctgtatgacagtctctagatccatccacgtttctacaaatgacccagtttcattcctttttatggctgagtaatattccattgcatatctgtgccacatcttctttatctattcatctgtcgatgggcatttaggttgcttccatgacctggctattgtaaatagtgctgcaatgaacactggggtgcatgtgtctttttgaattacgcttttctctgggtataggcccagtagtgggattgctgagtcatatggtaattctatttttagttttttaaggaacctccatactgttctccatagtggctgtatcaatttacattcccaccaacagtgcaagagtgttcccttttctccacaccctctccagcatttgttgtttgtagattttctgatgatgcccattctaactggtgtgaggtgatacctcattgtagtttgatttgcatttctctaataattagtgatgctgagcagcttttcatgtgcttcttggggaaggcagattcttaaccactggaccaccagggaagtccctcttccttcctttttaaaattatcctcTGCTTTCTGCCAGGTAGCAGAACTACAGAACTGAAAAGAGCTTGAAACCCCACCTTGAGCTCAGCTGTCCTTCCTGTACTCCTCCCAGCCCCAGTCTTTAGAGCAAACAGACCTCTAAGAATGCCTTCCGTGAGTGACTTACCCTGCTGCACTGTAGGAAAGTTCTTCTCTTATTTACTGGTTGAGAGTAACCATTACAACTAGTTCAATAAAAGGCCCATAGTATTGTCACTGCTGCAGCTTGGGAAGAGCGTTGTTTAATAATAATCATActaaaacagtaaatatttattaagcacttactgatTCAGACACAGGCTCAGTGCttcatatacattatctcattaggTCATCATAGCTACCCTGGTACCCAGAGACAGGTACCATGATATATCCCTGAGTTACACACAGGAAGCTGAAGCATGAAAGGTCATGCAGAGAACCTATCCACTCCTTTATACCTCCCTACACTCATGTTATTCATTAAGCTAGTGGCCTCTCTGAACAGGTTCTTTTTCTTAAGCATATATTTGAGGGTGGTAGACACTTTACCCTGCTTGACAAACATTCAGTGAGCTCTTCTCTGTCCCAGGCACTTTGCAGGACACTAGGGATGGACTCAGGAAGGACCTGGTCCCATCATGTAACCATTGTGCAGTGTGATGAGGATGGGGATAGCTCAGGGAGGAGACCCCACGAGGGAGAGGGGCAGGTGGCAGGCTCGCCCCAGCCCAGCAGGCCCCTGGTCCTCTGCTCTTGGGGAAGTTTTTTGgcggggttgggggttggggtaGGAGGGCCAGGGGCCTCTGACCCATCAtcagtttataaatttatttattttatttatttatttttggctgcattgggtcttcgttgctgctcgcgggctttctctagttgcgcgagcgggggctactcttgattgtggtgcgcgggcttctcattgcggtggcttctcttgttgcggagcatgggctctaggcgcgtgggcttcagtagttgtggcacgtgggctctagagcacaggctctgtaattgtggcgcacgagcttagttgctccgcggcatgtgggatcttcccggaccagggctcgaacccgttttcccctgcgttggcaggcaggttctttaaccactgcgccaccggggaagcccccatCATCAGTTTAGACAAACAAACCCTGAAGAAAGTATTGCCTACCTCGGTGGGATAATCGAAACACTTGAAagaattcctttattttcagGGTCCTGAGAGAGTAAAGTAGCTGTTCTTCTGCGTGGTTGTTGTCAAcagagatggaagagaaaaattAGCCTTTGTCTCATATGAGTCTGATGATTCCATTATTTAAAAGAGAGGGTCCAGGaagtaattcattcatttaaatgaaCAATAACGTGGGAGGTTCAGAAGGATCAGTGTCTCACATGCTTATGTGGCCTCACTGTCTCTTTCCACCTCAGGCCTTCGTATTGCTCACCTGCCGTTGTAACGGCTGCCCCCCTGAGAGTGTCTCTTCCCTACATTTTTTTAGGCTGCAAGAGAAAAGCACCTCATGTACTGTGCTGTGCTGGCATTAGTTATCTGAATGCTTACAAATGACACTGAATCTGCCTGGATGAGATAAACTGAGGGCAGACCACCTGGCCCTGGCCACCCAAAGAGGTCCAacggcttgttagaaatgcagagccttgaatcagaatctgtgttCTAACTAGACCCCAGGCTGTTCATATGGATATTAGACTTCCAGAAGCGCTGGGCTGGGCCAGGTTATGCCAACCATATTCTTCCCCAGGTGGGGAAGCATCGTAAGGATGCCCTGTGTCCTTGTCCATTTTCTAGTTGCCTGAGGCATGCGCATGTCTGTGGAAGCACATGCTTTGTGCTTCAACCCTGCCTGCTCCCCTGACACCCACAGGTGCTCACCAATTAGTTCTTCTGCTTCATTAGACCCTCAAAAATATATTCCAGTATGTTTTGGGGTCAAATTCAACATTtgtcaaaaacaaatttatgactGAGATATATAAACGACACATATTTAAAGCATaccatttgataagttttgacgtGTATACCAGTGAAACTATGCCACAATCAAGATGagaaacatatccatcacctacTACCATGAACGTTTCCTTGTGCCCTTTTGCATCCTCCCTGCATCCCCAGGTAACCACTAGTCTGCTTTCTATCACTAAAGATGAGttggcattttctagaattttatatgaatggaatcctACAGGCCTCTTTTgtttgactggcttctttcactcatcttaattattttgagattcatcatgAGTATCATGTTTATCAGCTCTATTGCTGAGTAGcattctgctgtataacacagtatATCTATATACTTGTTCaaaacttgggttgtttccagtttggggctatttacAAACAGGGCTGCCATGAACATCTGCATGTAAGTCTTTGTATGATCATGTGCTTTCATTTTGCTTGgtaaataaatacctaggaatggaatacctggatcatatggtcccatatatatttaacttcttaaaaaaatagcAACTGTTTCctaaagtggctataccattttatatccaCCCCAGCAGCatgtgagagttccagttccttCACATCATCTCCGTCATTCAGtactgtctgtctttttgattacacCCATCCTAGTGGGGGTGATGtggtatctcagtgtggttttaatgTGCAGGTTactaagcatctttttttttaatttattttttggccgcattgtggaacatgtgggatcttagttcccgaaacagggattgaacccatgccccctgcagtagaagtgtggagtcttaatcactggaccaccatggaagtcccactaagcatctttttatgtgcttttttgcTATTTATATGGCTTCTCCAAAGTGACTATTGAAGCCATTAATTGGGTTGTATGTCATTATTGAGTTTGAGTGTTCTTTATGTAATCTGGattcaagtcctttatcagataaatgatttgcctgagttttcttccagtctgggcttgtttttcatcttttaaagaagttttaaattttgatgaagtccagtttatcagtttatcagttTGTTCTCTTATGGATCATGCTTGTGGTATTGTATCTGAGAAATATTTGCCTAAAACAAGGTCATAAAAGATTGCtcttatgctttcttctagaagtgTTAGAATTTTAAGttcgtttttatttttacatccatgatccatttttagttaattttttatatatgtaggatgaaacttttttgctttttttttttttgcatatgtgtATCCAATTTTTCTAgcatcatttgtttaaaagattCTCCTTTTTCTACTGAATTGCCTTTGAACCTGTGTTGAAAATCACTTGtccatatatgtataaataagcCTCTTAAACCGTCCAGGGCCTGGCAGTAGGGAAAACCACTAAAGAAAGCTGAGGACTCTGGGATCCCAAATGGTCTGGGCAGTTGCCTTCTGGTATGAAGCTTTGGAGTCTTTAAGGGTatcttcaggacttccctggtgatacagtggttaagaatccgcctgccaatgcaggggacacgggttcgatccctggtctgggaagatcccacatgctgtggagcaactaagcccatgtgccacaactactgagcccgcgtgccacaactactgaagcccacgtgcctagagcctgtgctccgcaacaagagaagccaccgcaatgagaagcccgagcactgcaacaaagagtagcccccgctcaccataactagagaaaagcccacgctgagcaacgaagacccaatgcagccaaaaataaataaataaataaataaatgtatttattttaaaaaaaaagtctatcttGAACTTTCCCTGGGAGTCCATCAGGAGTGGACCTGCAGAGTGTGCCAACCTTGGGAGAGTTGAGATAATCCCTGAAATCATTTTTGGTAGGGCTTAATTCGCTCGCTGTCCTCTATTGAGCAAGGCTGGAGAGTACATAGAAAGTACCTTTCTAGATGCATAGGAAAGGTGTTAATTCAGTACATGCAGTGGGTTCTTTAGGACATGGGGCTTAATACTCTTCTGCAATTCTGGTTGAGAAGAGCTGCTGGACCAAGAAGGGCTAGGAGACCGAGACTTGGAAACCTGGGAGGCCTCATCACTTCACAGAATCCACAGTCGCCCGGGCTTGGGCGAGTTCTGGGCCTTTTCCAGTCTGAGATTAGATGTGACTCCAGGCAGTGGTAGAGTTGACAACAGACTGCCACTctctagaccaggggtccccaacccctgggctgtggACCCCTACcagtctgcggcctgttaggaaccgggccgcacagcaggaggagaGCAGCGGgtaagcgagcgaagcttcatctgccgctccccatcactccccatcactcacattaccgcctggACCATCCCCCAGCCCACCactgtccgtggaaaaattgccttccatgaaaccggtccctggtgccaaaaaggttggggaccgctggacCCCAGTTCTTCCGTGCTCAACACCATGCATCTTGGGACCTGTCCAGAGTGGAGACACCTACTCTCCTAGAGGCTGCAGGCTGGACAACACGCTGCTGCCTTCTGGAGCTGCCGTTGGCAGGAATCCTCCCTGTCTGAGAGCAGTCAGGGCAATGAGGTGACCTGCCCAAGGCTAAACTGCCACAGGAGTGCTTCCTGTGCCCGGGGTCTCTCCCATCCCTCGAGGACTCTTGCCCGGCCTTGCCAGGATCTGTGTTGTCTCCTGCCAGGCCTTGTAGACAGGAAGTTCAGGGCTTGTGTCCTACAGGAATTAGAAGCTTTCGAGGTCCAGCCTGAGCCTCTCAGGAAGTAGGGAGAGCGAGCAAGTTTGGCACTGGGATGCAGGTTTGTGTTAGTGGTGTGCTGTGTACCGGCAGAGTGATTCCCGGGCAAGGGAAACACTTTCTCACAGGCTCCTGCGATCGACCTTGGCCCCTCTTTGTGTCTAGGGTAGTAAACCAGAGCCCTCAGCTAACGCACTTCTTGTCTTCCAGGCGCTCCTAGCAGGCATGCGGAACCGGGAGAACAGCTCGCCCTGCCAGGGCAACGGGGAGCAGGCAGGCAGGGGCAAGAGCTCGGGCTCCGTGTGGCCGGGCGAGGAGGAGCCCAGCAACGACGTGACCACGCCCTCCTACAAAAAGCCTCTGTACGGCATCTCGCACAAGATCATGGAGAAGAAGAACCCTCCCACCGGAGACGCGCTTAACACGTTCGAGCTCTTCGAGAAGGCGAACCCCAGGAACAGCCCCTCACCGCTGCGGCTCCTGAACGAGCCACAGAAGCGGGACGGCGGCGGTGCCACGGCAGCCACCGATGGTGACCCCAACATCTACTTTCTCATCCAGAAGATGTTCTACATGCTCAACACGCTCTCCTCCAACATGTCGCAGCTGCACAGCAAGGTGGACCTGCTCTCCCTGGAGGTGAGCCGCATCAAGAAGCAGGTGAGCCCCACCGAGATGGTAGCCAAGTTCCAGCCGCCCCCCGAGTACCAGCTCACGGCAGCCGAGCTCAAGCAGATCGTGGACCAGAGCCTGTCGGGCGGCGACCTGGCCTGCCGCCTGCTGGTGCAGCTCTTCCCTGAGCTCTTCAGCGACGTGGACTTCTCCCGGGGCTGCAGCGCCTGCGGCTTTGCGGCCAAGCGGAAGCTGGAGTCGCTGCACCTGCAGCTCATCCGCAACTATGTGGAGGTCTACTACCCATCGGTGAAGGACACGGCCGTGTGGCAGGCTGAGTGCCTGCCCCAGCTGAACGACTTCTTCAGCCGCTTCTGGGCCCAACGGGAAATGGAGGACAGCCAGCCTGGCGGCCAGGTCGCCGGCTTCTTCGAGGCTGAGCAGGTGGACACCGGCCACTTCCTGGACAGCAAAGACCAGGAGGAGGCCCTGTCCCTGGACCGGAGCAGTACCATCGCCTCGGACCACGTGGTGGACACGCAGGACCTAACTGAATTCCTGGACGAAGCCTCGTCGCCCGGGGAGTTCGCCGTCTTCCTTCTGCACCGGCTCTTCCCCGAGCTCTTCGACCACCGGAAGCTGGGCGAGCAGTACAGCTGCTACGGGGACGGAGGCAAGCAGGAGCTGGACCCACAGAGGCTGCAGATCATCCGCAACTACACGGAGATCTACTTCCCCGACAtgcaggaggaggaggcctgGCTGCAGCAGTGCGCCCAGCGCATGAACGACGAGCTGGAGGGCCTGGGGCTGGACGCGGGCAGCGAGGGCGAGCCCCCGCGGGACGACTGCTACGACTCTTCCAGCCTTCCCGATGACATCTCCGTGGTCAAGGTGGAAGACAGCTTCGAGGGCGAGCGGCCCGGCCGGCGGTCCAAGAAGATCTGGCTGGTGCCCATCGACTTCGACAAGCTGGAGATCCCGCAGCCCGACTTCGAGGTGCCTGGCGCCGACTGCCTGCTCAGCAAGGAGCAGCTGCGCAGCATCTACGAGAGCAGCCTGTCCATTGGCAACTTTGCCTCACGCCTGCTCGTGCACCTGTTCCCCGAGCTCTTCACCCACGAGAACCTGCGCAAGCAGTACAACTGCAGCGGCTCCCTGGGCAAGAAGCAGCTGGACCCGTCCCGCATCAAGCTCATCCGCCACTACGTGCAGCTGCTCTACCCGCGGGCCAAGAATGACCGCGTCTGGACACTGGAGTTCGTGGGCAAACTGGACGAGCGCTGCCGGCGCCGGGACACAGAGCAGAGGCGCTCCTACCAGCAGCAGCGCAAGGTCCATGTGCCGGGCCCGGAGTGCAGGGACCTGGCCAGCTATGCAATCAACCCCGAGCGGTTCCGGGAGGAATTTGAGGGGCCCCCGCTGCCCCCCGAAAGGAGCAGCAAGGACTTCTGCAAGATCCCCCTGGACGAGCTGGTGGTGCCCTCGCCCGACTTCCCGGTGCCTTCGCCGTACCTGCTGTCAGACAAGGAGGTGCGCGAGATCGTGCAGCAGAGCCTCTCTGTGGGCAACTTCGCCGCCCGGCTGCTCGTCAGGCTCTTCCCCGAACTCTTCACCGCCGAGAACCTCCGGCTGCAGTACAACCACTCCGGGGCGTGCAACAAGAAGCAGCTGGACCCCACGCGGCTGAGGCTCATCCGCCACTACGTGGAGGCCGTGTACCCGGTGGAGAAGATGGAGGAGGTGTGGCACTACGAATGTATCCCCAGCATCGACGAACGGTGCCGCCGCCCCAACAGGAAGAAATGCGACATCCTGAAGAAAGCCAAGAAGGTGGAGAAGTGATGGGCACCGCGGGCACTGAGCGTTCTGCCGGAGCCCGCGACGTGTCCACAGCCGCGCACCTTACGTCGGCGGGGAGGGGCCTGCTGCATTTGCACACGTGACCGCCCTGCCGGCCACGGCCGCGAGAAAGAAGCCTCGCATTTGGCCTCTTGTACTTACGACTTTTGTCCTGTGTTCCTGGCGGTGCAGCCAGAGTTTGGGGAGGGCCAAGCTGTGATagcagagaggcctcaggagtCAGGGCTCCCTTTCCTTGGCAGTGTCCTCCCAGTCCCCTCACAATTTGAAATGCAAATCGAGCAGCCCTCTTGGTCCTCTTCCCACGTTTTACATCTTCcacttttatcaattttttttaagttaaaaagaaaccctttttaaaaaaatcattgggcTCTGTGGAGGCCattttacttagaaaaaaaatcttttaaatatttgagatGAAGTACTGTAAGATGACTTCAGttgctgggaatttttttttttaagacggtttcagataaatgaaatttttagaaGTGCCATGTTCCTGCATGATGGCTAATAGCTTCAGGTGGCATAGAGACGGATTTTACTGACCTTGTCTTTTACATCGGATTTTGGAAGAGTCAGGATGCCTCTTGGATGGCGGTGGAGGGGATGGAATAGTGCGATGTCTTTCTGACCATGGTCAGTCACCTTCTCCCTCCCACTGTGGTGCCGAGGAAGGGGCTTAGGGGgcggcctggcctggcctggcctggcccaggTTGCTGCGCCGGTAGAATGTTGTGCTCACTCTGTAGACGAGAACactggatgatgatgatgatgatgatgatgatgatgatatgaaTGTAGAGAGACGTGGGAACACGTTCACAATGTCTTCATTTGAGCTGTGTCCTCCCACTGCCCCCTTTCCTCTCTAGGCAAGGATGCTGTTGGAGGGGCAGACACATTACCTTGGAAAAGTGTGTGTGGATATTTGGCTTCTTGTTTGATCTAAGGATGGGCCCCTTTGGGCTCACCAAGAACTGTTTACTTTCCATGTGTGTATTTGTACAAAACAAAACCCGGGTTCTGGGAGCTACAGTGACTTCACCACCCCTCAGTGTCAGCTCCGCCAGTCAGTACACATCCTTGTTCCTCAGGGCGGGCCCCAGCCTTGGGCTCTCTTGGGGATACCTGgtattggaaggacacaggccaTCTCAAATGGGGCTCCCATATCCCTTCCCAGGGTCCACTCAGAGCTTTCCCTTTGGGCCCTCAGAAGGTCCTGCTATCCTACATCTGGCTGGTCCCTTGGCCTTGGGATGAGACACCTCTTTTCTCTCCCCTGGTTGGGAAGGTCACATTGCTCCAGGCCAGCGGCATGCTCTCCAGGATTCCAACCTGGAGGAAACTCCCCAACAGGTAAAGTCCTTAATATAAAAACAATACTTTTACCTACCTGACTGTGGGGGCCAGTGCCTaagagggaaaggaaacagtctaACCCAAACAAACACAGTACATCATACCAGAAAGCTAGAAAATGAATTGAATCACACAGGGTAGTCCTAAAGCCCTTGTGGAATGTTACTGATTTAATAATATAATGGCTTAATATTTTGCTACcttaaaatgcagaaaaaatagaaacaatctaTGACTTTTCTTCATACAGATAAGGACTTAAGTTTCAGTGGCTGTATGACAGAATTTTGCCTGCACCCAGCgggcagttgtttttttttaatatgacaaGATTCTGAGCAGTGTAAAGTTGCTGATCTAACTTTAGtaaatttgcttttaaatgtcatttacaGATTATTTCTATTGAAACTGCGGGCCTAAATTATTGCAATTTAGAAATGCACAGGGACTTAATAAATGACTGTCTCCCCACGCacccacatgtgcacacacacatttcttagTTAAAAACTGAAGTGAGAGGAAGGGGACCGACATGAATAACAAGCTCAACCTCTTTGTGCCTGGAAAGGAGGAGGACTGAAGCAGCCAGAGACTCACTTCCCCTCTCCTGGGCCTTCCTCTATGCCTTAGTCTCTCCAGCACATAAATGCATGCCTgcgcgcgcgcgtgcacacacccAAAGATGGCAGTGGCACTCTCTCACCCACCAGCCCTGTGGGCGGGAGGGTGCCGTGGAATTTGTTCTGGTCTCTAGGATGTATCCAAGAGGATTCCAAGCCATGTGAAAATTGCCCTGCTTTCTAGAGGGTGGAATGTGACCCTGCAACTTCAGAAGCACaatcatttaataattaaaaaaaaaaaaaatcatcctatcTACCCACGATAGAGACATCAACAGGTTCTAGGAATGAACTATGTCTCTTTAGAACCTAAAGCATGTTCAATTTTTGGAAACCGTGTTTTGGTGGTTTCCTTAATACCTTTCCTTGTAGGGCTTCTTCCCCCCAAATCTTAGCGTCCCTTCCAGTGAAGAGAGGTGGACACACTCTGTGAGCTGTTTCTTGTCTCTCTGGACTGACTCATCAGGAACCGCCTGTGGGTCCCGTGTCTGTCTGTGTGGTGTCCTCAGAGCTCCAGCCATACAGGTGGGCTCCAGGGCCAGTTTTTTTTACACGAAGCAATAGAAGTACAAAatactaaatttttttcaaaatttaatgttTTCCATAAAATCTGTTGGCAAAACCCCGTCTCCCTCCCCATCTAAATTCTTTGATTTTtacttgtttgctttttttggaaTGTTTTCCCCTTCATGTCCAGAGGACTAAAGAAGTAGCACAGATACATTTCTGATGTTGAGTAAAATAGCAAGTCACAATAGGTGGTAGTGTCCCTTGTTTTTTCTCTGTtagtaagttttaaaagaatgtatgaaGATAGTCATGAATGTACTAAGTGTTCTAATCCTGCTTCAGTTCACTTTGGCTGTGTCTACATGACAACACACGTTTGACAGGGAATAAAGTCGTGTCCAGTGTCATGGGTGTTAGTGTGCCCCTTCCCCCTTCAGTGTTGGCTCCaaaccttcctttctttttaagtttggggggaggggcaccaCCTCAGCAGCAATCATCAACCAACCAATGGGATCTACTTAGTGGTGAATGGATTAGCTGTTTAAATGCTAGGAGTCACTGGCCTACCCTAGCACAGCATGGCTACTCGGGTTCCTGCAGAGatggcctcagtttccacctttGCCCCCAAATGTTTACTTCTTGCCTGATTGAGGAGGAGGGTCTTGAGACCCCGGATTGGAGGCCATTGAGCTCTTACCCTGCCTCGCTGTGTAGATGGATGATATGGAGTGGGCACGGGGTGGGGGCCGAGGGGCTCCGACTGTCACGTGGAGATACTTGCCTCTTGTAGATCCAGCCTTAATGTTCTTCTGACATCCTAGTGACAGCAGACCCTGCACAAAGTGGATATCAGAATTAATACTGTGAGGAGACAAAATAATGAGTATAGT
Protein-coding regions in this window:
- the BEND3 gene encoding BEN domain-containing protein 3 translates to MNATEFSEDVEEVLKNNTVKVETEAEDAALDCSVNSRSSEKHALDSVFTGFQDSSKRKQPGGEGPPDSVPSVKRRRLIPEALLAGMRNRENSSPCQGNGEQAGRGKSSGSVWPGEEEPSNDVTTPSYKKPLYGISHKIMEKKNPPTGDALNTFELFEKANPRNSPSPLRLLNEPQKRDGGGATAATDGDPNIYFLIQKMFYMLNTLSSNMSQLHSKVDLLSLEVSRIKKQVSPTEMVAKFQPPPEYQLTAAELKQIVDQSLSGGDLACRLLVQLFPELFSDVDFSRGCSACGFAAKRKLESLHLQLIRNYVEVYYPSVKDTAVWQAECLPQLNDFFSRFWAQREMEDSQPGGQVAGFFEAEQVDTGHFLDSKDQEEALSLDRSSTIASDHVVDTQDLTEFLDEASSPGEFAVFLLHRLFPELFDHRKLGEQYSCYGDGGKQELDPQRLQIIRNYTEIYFPDMQEEEAWLQQCAQRMNDELEGLGLDAGSEGEPPRDDCYDSSSLPDDISVVKVEDSFEGERPGRRSKKIWLVPIDFDKLEIPQPDFEVPGADCLLSKEQLRSIYESSLSIGNFASRLLVHLFPELFTHENLRKQYNCSGSLGKKQLDPSRIKLIRHYVQLLYPRAKNDRVWTLEFVGKLDERCRRRDTEQRRSYQQQRKVHVPGPECRDLASYAINPERFREEFEGPPLPPERSSKDFCKIPLDELVVPSPDFPVPSPYLLSDKEVREIVQQSLSVGNFAARLLVRLFPELFTAENLRLQYNHSGACNKKQLDPTRLRLIRHYVEAVYPVEKMEEVWHYECIPSIDERCRRPNRKKCDILKKAKKVEK